The proteins below come from a single Rosa rugosa chromosome 2, drRosRugo1.1, whole genome shotgun sequence genomic window:
- the LOC133734766 gene encoding uncharacterized protein LOC133734766 isoform X1 yields MDSGSVHSENPVQAEQDTHTQGGKLKEKPTDHQGKYKDLKIYIEEKELIGVEPKEIYKFHLGPDDENLTLRIDKDLLIHIQGKEVRVVQLKEKFRRPIGSSWQGENPAQQINNEIHNPDLFYAFANHPAKRFRFADDDDDTDLCHTSDGPKIKVRKLS; encoded by the exons ATGGACTCAGGATCCGTCCACAGCGAGAATCCGGTCCAAGCTGAGCAAGACACCCACACTCAAG GAGGTAAACTCAAAGAGAAACCCACTGACCACCAGGGCAAGTATAAGGACCTAAAAATCTACATAGAAG AGAAAGAACTCATAGGGGTAGAACCCAAAGAGATATACAAATTCCACCTGGGACCAGATGACGAGAATCTAACCCTGCGGATTGATAAGGACCTGTTGATCCATATTCAAG GAAAAGAAGTCAGGGTTGTACAACTCAAAGAGAAATTTAGACGCCCCATAGGATCATCCTGGCAGGGCGAGAATCCAGCCCAGCAGATCAATAACGAGATCCATAATCCAGATTTGTTTTATG CTTTTGCAAATCATCCGGCAAAGAGGTTCCGTTTtgcagatgatgatgatgatactgACCTGTGTCACACATCTG ATGGTCCAAAGATCAAGGTTCGTAAGCTGTCATAG
- the LOC133734766 gene encoding uncharacterized protein LOC133734766 isoform X2, translated as MDSGSVHSENPVQAEQDTHTQGGKLKEKPTDHQGKYKDLKIYIEEKELIGVEPKEIYKFHLGPDDENLTLRIDKDLLIHIQGKEVRVVQLKEKFRRPIGSSWQGENPAQQINNEIHNPDLFYAFANHPAKRFRFADDDDDTDLCHTSALDL; from the exons ATGGACTCAGGATCCGTCCACAGCGAGAATCCGGTCCAAGCTGAGCAAGACACCCACACTCAAG GAGGTAAACTCAAAGAGAAACCCACTGACCACCAGGGCAAGTATAAGGACCTAAAAATCTACATAGAAG AGAAAGAACTCATAGGGGTAGAACCCAAAGAGATATACAAATTCCACCTGGGACCAGATGACGAGAATCTAACCCTGCGGATTGATAAGGACCTGTTGATCCATATTCAAG GAAAAGAAGTCAGGGTTGTACAACTCAAAGAGAAATTTAGACGCCCCATAGGATCATCCTGGCAGGGCGAGAATCCAGCCCAGCAGATCAATAACGAGATCCATAATCCAGATTTGTTTTATG CTTTTGCAAATCATCCGGCAAAGAGGTTCCGTTTtgcagatgatgatgatgatactgACCTGTGTCACACATCTG cacTGGACTTATGA